A stretch of the Papaver somniferum cultivar HN1 chromosome 6, ASM357369v1, whole genome shotgun sequence genome encodes the following:
- the LOC113290569 gene encoding uncharacterized protein LOC113290569, producing MITVNIGGNLVYGIHAHVNAVQRIFLWSEMEMISDLNLPWIAIGDFNAITTAEEKVGGRPANIRNMLECNTCLDKCELQQAPKSGCEFTWSNCQHGNKRILCNLERAVFNNLWLQKHEGWGYKVGMRIASDHAPLLGGCASCPKPKNVPQKFQKIWIDHPNFMEVVTNLLVFSNVNEKIKEAAKEVQNSMKILDANPHNKELLDNLVKEKNILNSKEVQLSTMMKLKARTKWSKKDQSKIAETFINYFEEKFKFKEVEISESLLKAIPTSITEHDQAMLDAIPTSEEIKQVIFEIDPESSPGPDGFSGSF from the exons ATGATAACTGTCAACATTGGAGGCAATCTGGTTTATGGAATTCATGCTCATGTTAATGCAGTACAAAGAATATTTTTGTGGTCTGAGATGGAAATGATAAGTGATTTAAACCTACCTTGGATTGCTATTGGAGACTTCAATGCCATCACAACAGCAGAGGAAAAAGTTGGAGGAAGGCCTGCTAATATAAGAAACATGCTTGAATGCAATACATGTCTAGACAAGTGTGAATTACAGCAAGCTCCTAAATCTGGATGTGAATTTACTTGGTCAAATTGCCAACATGGCAATAAAAGGATTTTATGCAATTTGGAGAGAGCAGTATTTAATAATTTGTGGCTTCAAAAACATGAAGGGTGGGGATATAAAGTTGGAATGAGAATAGCATCTGATCATGCTCCACTTTTGGGGGGATGTGCTAGCTGTCCTAAGCCAAAAAATGTTCCACAAAAATTTCAAAAGATCTGGATTGATCATCCTAATTTCATGGAGGTTGTCACTAATTTGTTG GTGTTTAGCAATGTCAATGAAAAAATTAAAGAAGCTGCAAAAGAGGTTCAAAATTCCATGAAGATTTTAGATGCCAATCCTCATAATAAAGAGCTCTTAGATAACTtagtgaaagaaaaaaacattttgAACTCAAAAGAAGTGCAATTAAGCACAATGATGAAGTTGAAAGCTAGAACTAAGTGGTCAAAGAAGG ATCAAAGTAAAATAGCAGAAACTTTCATTAACTATTTTGAGGAAAAATTTAAGTTTAAGGAAGTGGAAATTTCAGAATCTTTACTTAAAGCAATTCCTACATCAATAACAGAACATGATCAAGCCATGTTAGATGCAATTCCAACTTCTGAAGAAATTAAGCAAGTTATATTTGAAATAGATCCAGAAAGTTCTCCAGGGCCAGATGGTTTCTCTGGCAGTTTCTAA